From Gossypium raimondii isolate GPD5lz chromosome 11, ASM2569854v1, whole genome shotgun sequence:
CCACCATCTGGGTAAATACCCAAGGAAAAGAATTACAAAATGGGATGAATCcatccttttaattaataatataattttcctTGTTACATGAtacatggaaaaaaaaaggaaaatcgtATTTCCCTTTGTACAAATTCCACGAAAATCAAAACATGCCAATTTCCAAACTATACATGAACaaaaaatgtttctttttctttcttgccAATCaacccaaagaaaaaaaaaatggaccTCAACTTATTTCTCAATCATTTGTAAAGTGGCTTCGAAATTGTCAATTTATGggttattttgttttcataCAACACAGCCCAAGCCTCTTGCTTCTGATCCTCTCACGATCCTCAGCCTTTTGCAACCATTAATGAACATTCTGCATagacaaaacataaaatttgtaagcatttattttgttttaattaaaaaaattaatgaatttatatatataaaatggagTAAAGAACTTACTCCCATGGTACATCTCCCACCAACATCCAATCACCATCTTTATCTTCATAAGTAGGCACAAATTCTGATCCATTGTATCCTTCCCTTTCTGAATATTTACCAACTTTGAACTTGAACATGTCTTCCATGGCCTTGAACAATTCTGGGTATCCTTTATAAACCTTTAAATCAATCTTTCTAAGATAAGGAGCTCCATCCATGCTAACTTTGACATACATTCCACCCGTTTCAGCCTCAGTTTTCTTTGTTTGAAGGCTGTTTTTTCTGTATGATCGGATCGGTGGCCACCCTACAACTTGTGCCCtgcaatatatacatatatgtatatcatCAGTAATcattaatcaataaaaagaaaCTATACAAAAAAAACATGGATTTTTTTCCCATGTGCTTACTTGGTGGGTGGAGCAGTTTCTTGGTCACATTTTTTAGCAGCTGCAACACCAGAATCATCATTCATATCAGGCAAGGCTCTTTTGTTACTGATCCTAATAGACTCCTCCGATGAGCCTGGTAGGCCTAATCGGAGCTCCGTGGCATCAAGGTTAAGATCTTTCTCAAACACCATGATTGATTGAAGGTTGATAGCTGATTGATTGGTCGATAGATCGATGTATTGAACTGTGgttgatatgtatatatttggaAATGTTGCTATGAGTTCTGCTATATATAATTCAAGAAAGGgtagatgatgatgaagaacaTATGCAAGTGTTGAAGCCTTAGGAAATTTCTATGATACTTTATAGATGGGAATATATGGCGATAAAGGTATGTTGAGTGCATGAATTTGGACATGGGGCAGCTAAGATGTCTGTCACATGAACAGCATAATTTAGGCAGCTGTCTTAAAAATAGAGGGACAAGGTTGGGACAAAGGTTTGGCCGcccatatatatattgaagtcTGTGATATCAGAAAAGATCAGACGGTTTCAGATGTATTGATGAGTTTTGTAGGGAACAAATCTGGAGCATTGGATGTAATGACTGGTGGGTAGATTCGAAGTGACTTGGGTTGATTCCACATGGGTTGTTGTTTATGGGTATGACATGGTTTAGTTTAGGGCTTTCATTTGAGACATAACTATGGGTAACCATACATGTGGGTATGGTCTCCTTTTGGAACCATGACCTCATATTGATAAGGACATGGAACCACATGAATgctttcttcttttaaaaaagataaatatgtttggatgagaaattttaaaatatattatttctaaattttaatatttgcgtttgagtaaataatttttttaaaagacttagattattgaattttcatgggttaaaaaaataattacattaaaaataaagaacataaaagatatgcaatatgaaaatttttgtacttgtaaaattttaaaaatattttaaaatataaaaatatatactaggattaaataaaatgatattttgcagtttaaactttttttatggtgaaagtattaaatcaaataagattatgaaaattaacttttattttataggaTGATGTTATGCgtcttttatttcataaaagaattatttgatttaataatagtgaaattttttaactcaatGAAACTGTTATGtatcattaattaatatttttaaaaatatagtcgATTAATTACTAACTCGATTGACATATTATTGTCGATGTAAGAAGATGTGGGTTGAAGTgtattaaaatacattattttactatttaagagTTGAAGAAgagttataaataattttaaatattgtgtaTAAAAAAGTAACAGATCCAACGAACCAGTACTGAAAGAGAGTTGTTAGAAAAGAAACATGGGGATGAAAGGGTGGAAATATTCTGGCTAATCTCCAAATAATTATGATATGACAtaaagatttaacaaatttgtttgtgttgggaaaataacaaacaaaaatttgcTAGACCTATTACATTTTTGGAGCTAATTTTGATAAAGGGAAGAGGGTATattgtttagaaattaaatttgtaatcggtgttaattaaatatgatattataagATGTAATTTTGATCCCAGGCATGCAGCTCTATGTATTGGCGAAGTGGAGGTGGTAAGAAAACATGGGCACCTGCACCGACAATAGAATCGCGTTGGTTAATATGAATCGCATATGCGTTGCTTTCATGGAAGCACACGAGCGTATCAATAATGCACACTACTTTAGACTTTGAAATAGTCGTCACAATGGTCCACATCTAGCAGCAGCTGTGGTTTTTTCTCATACATCTTTGAGCTTTTAAGCTACAACTCGTAAGGTTTGGTAAAGGTGAAGGACCACAGGCACACTAAGGGTCCACAATACTTTGCATTCATTATGTGGTTTTCCCTTCTACTCTGCCTGGTCTCTCCTATTGATGCCAGCCAATCAACAACCCCACTCCTCTCTTTGGGTTTCAgatgattgaaattgaatcatattTATCCCATGACACTTTTTAACAGTAATTGTATGGGACAATTTGGGTCCCATGAAAACCACCCAACTCATTTTTCTTAATCACCATTTGCCTAATTGCTtcgttcattttctttttattaatttggacATCTCTATTTTCCTTTGTTCCCCAACAAGTAAGCACAACTCAATAAATTATgcttatatttatcaaattctatgAATACTAGGCAAAGATGGAAGCATCttcctaatattttacatttcgatattaatataataatggtCTTTAGATTCGTTTGATGCCTGATGAACATTCACCAACTTAAACTGCTAAGCAATCATTGTAAATAAGTGGATCCATTATATTGAGATTCTACTTCACACAATAATTTACCCTATAGCCAACAGCCTTGATCAACTTGGTTAGGATAGGATATTTTGattccaaaatttaaattggaatAACATTCTAGTCCAATACAACGTTTGGTAATGAAATAGATATTGTTAGTAGGAAATCTTACTACTTATTAAGTACTAGCCCTATGAATATATAGTAGGCTTAACCTTTAGAATCATGTAGTAGAGGATAGATATAATCCTATGGAAATTTTTATAATGAGGGTTTGAAGCTTTATCCGTTCAAATATTGTTGTAAGGAATATTAAAGTTACAAGTTTAGTTAAGTGATCTTTTATCTTTTTGGAATATTAAAGTCTCTTCTAAAAGtgaagacttattaaacaatgtaaaaataaacaaacaaacatataaaacttaagacaatACTAGTCAAAACCGActcatgaaatcatttattattctgaaatactcttaaaacaaaaatatattaagaagTCAACGAAGAGCTACTCACTTTCTAAAAGAAATtgtgtaacgacccgatagtcacGGGTGTTGGAAAGTGCATTCCCAGAACTCCATTCTCGTAAATcagacttgtaaatatttttaataaatatttacgaagctagttgtgtagttaattaggttttggttaagtgaatttgcatgaattaagagtaattaggtatatgGTGTTTTtgtccatcacaacttgtgaagaTAATAAAGATACTCACAAAATAGATCTGCAAACTAAAAAGAGAGAAGACGCATGGAgtgaatgagaagaagaaagaaaaataggatTGATGGGcaggagaaaaaaaattgaaatgaataagaTTTCTTGATTATCAAAGTAATAGCTTTGTTAGAATTGTGTGACTTGAATCTTATcatttgttaaagaaataaaatacagtggcaaAATAAGGGGATCTATGGGGACGAAAGGTCGAAGCCCGCCATAGATCCCTATTAAGCATAAAATTGTACTGGGATTGAGATCGGGTACGGAGCATGCCACAGAAGTAGAATTTGTATAGAACTGCACTTCTTCTATTTGAGATTGATTAGAATAGGGTTTTTCAtcctttaaatagatgtagtcgaaactcttgtatcattcaattttcaatattagTGAATTTCTCGTCCTCTGTCCGTGGTTTTTCCCCGAAAGAGTTTCTACGTAAAATAtgtgtgttttctttttctttttcgtattGTTTTACAATAGTGTTGTTATTATCTACGTTTATTATAACAAACTCTATAAATAAAGATGATTgtttagcttttaaaattaaatagtaaatgagATATAATCCTCGTGACTtgtaaaagagagagagagagagagataatCCTTGtaggatttttttaaactaGGTTTGTATTAAAGTTACGAGTTTAGTAAAATGCTATTTATTTTGGATGTTGGACATAAGCTAAAGTGTCCaaatcacattagataagtCTGGTTATTTTGTGTTGATCTTGTGATAGTAACACTTGTCTACAAATTCGGAGTAGCTCTTTtatctttaaaagaaaagaaaaatctaatataatcGAGTGCTTGAATGAGGGACCTAGagaataaatatcattttataaaaataaaataaaatttcataaattaattaactagtttaagtaaaattaatagaaaacttcaaaatttatatgaaatttcaaAGGAATTTAAATAACTCATTCTTCATTCAAattctagtttttatttttttaatttccttaatttttatttaataaacatgGCACtactaacattaaaatttatagacTCCACGAGTAAAGTCAAGAAGTTAACAAGTGTcttataaaagtataataaaatattaaaaatatatttttttaaaaagccaGTAACAATTTTTAAGACtacttgtgaaataaaaaatacactcACCGTTAGTCTATCAAATACTAACcctataataaaattcttaaacaaaatattaccattttagttatatttaatataaatatatttttgttttatattttaatgacattgatattattatttttctaatgatACTCATATTGCAATATATATATCCGAATCACGGGAGTGATCCACCTAcactaacataaaaatttaagtggTTTTGTAcccttttaaaactttttatatgattagtattttaacaattcaaccgTCATATTTCATACTTAATTCATATAGATTATGCACGTCAAGCTTGGACTAAATAAAAAGTTCTAactattcattttatgtaaaaaaatcaatcgttaaatatatattaatatagataatatttgattgatatgataaaaatatcaaatcgatttaaaatttacatgcatgacaaataaaactatattgataaatatattaatcatataaaagttACGAAATGTTATAAAACCTCTTAAATTTTACATCGATATAAGTAGATCCTCTCCATAATATCATCGAtcttcttttataaatatatttcatttaattttcttttatatgtaaGGATAATGACATATTTACCCTATGAATAAGACATCCTAACCATAATGGAAAGGGATGAAAGAAATATGGGAAGGGGATTCATTgcatctaaaattttcaatcccTTTCTCAATAAATTCCTTGTTAGGGTAGGAGGGCGACAATTCACCCGTGAGCTTTGCATTGCCACGTTTACGCCTTAATTGCCAAGATGTGCGTCGGATTTCTTGATAGCTACTTCATCATACATATCTATTGCTTTTTAGACTGACTTCTGATAGGTTTAATCTCCAATTTAGTACCCATTATTTTGTAGTTATATATAGAAAGGGCAAATCTCAAAATGATACATGAAttatgatttaatgtgcaactgtatatatgaactttaatttagtaCAATTATACACATGGAACTTTAATTGTAGTTCCTTTTTTCTCCAAGCCGTTTGCttcttatattttgttttgcctAGCGGTGGTGCCAACCTTCGGGTTGGCTATCGCCCGCCTTTTTCCCCTCCCATcaaccctttctttctttctttttctcattcacTACACATGTCTTCTCTCTTTTcaatttatagatttattttgtGGGTATCTTTGTTGTCTTTACAAGTTGTGATGGACAGTTGATGGTGGCTTGTCGTTAGCTAAAACTCCACCGACCACCAGTAGTTTCTCTTGGAAAGTGGGTGGCTCTTCGTCAGcttcttaatttgtttatgttttgagagtgtttcagaataataaataatttcatgagtCGATTTGGACTcgtgttgtcttaagttttatatgtttttgtttgtttgtttttccattgtttaataagtcttcagttttagaaatttttgtctGCTCTTGTAGCATGTTTTTTAGTCTTACTTATGCATGTAATCTTAATTTTACAAGTGATCTTAGGGATGATTTTGTCGTCATCCTCTGTAGTTTGGTGAATGCTCGattcttttgtcgatttttaCTCTCCGCTTGGACCATCTAGTGCTGATTTCCTTATcgtattaagtgcttgcaatcactcTAGATATGTCGTGCTTGAATTGTACAAAGCCAATTGTCAACGTGTCATAATGTTCTGTTGATGCTAAGGCTAAAGCctttgttgtgttgatggagCTTGTCCTTCATCATTTACAACGAGCGAGTTTGATATTTTTTCCCTTGAATTGTATGGTTccattaattgaatgaattaatgaatttatctttccaaaaaaattattgtggttcaaat
This genomic window contains:
- the LOC105804641 gene encoding auxin-induced protein 22D — translated: MVFEKDLNLDATELRLGLPGSSEESIRISNKRALPDMNDDSGVAAAKKCDQETAPPTKAQVVGWPPIRSYRKNSLQTKKTEAETGGMYVKVSMDGAPYLRKIDLKVYKGYPELFKAMEDMFKFKVGKYSEREGYNGSEFVPTYEDKDGDWMLVGDVPWEMFINGCKRLRIVRGSEARGLGCVV